In Armatimonadota bacterium, a single genomic region encodes these proteins:
- a CDS encoding DUF4397 domain-containing protein — protein sequence MKTSSFFLALAVAGLTLLGCGGLSGGTSESKLRVIHASPDAPNVDVVVGGTVAFTNVPYFAEGVSTVKAGTTQIQVRPTGTSTNVINASPALTTGNLTTVLAVNNVASIEPLVVADPDFGPGPGQARLRLVHASPSTGNVDIYITSPTATLPATPTLANVPFKGVSDALTVSAGSYRVRITPAGVPGTVAIDTGSIALPSNSATIAVALDKAGGGSPLTARTYTASY from the coding sequence ATGAAGACCTCATCATTTTTTCTAGCCCTCGCAGTTGCGGGCTTGACCCTCTTAGGATGCGGAGGACTCTCCGGAGGCACCTCCGAGTCCAAGCTGCGCGTGATCCACGCGTCGCCCGATGCACCCAACGTTGACGTTGTTGTGGGCGGTACGGTGGCCTTTACCAACGTGCCGTATTTCGCCGAGGGTGTCAGCACCGTTAAGGCAGGGACCACTCAAATCCAAGTTCGGCCCACGGGCACATCGACCAACGTCATCAACGCAAGCCCAGCGCTCACGACTGGTAACCTCACGACGGTTCTGGCAGTGAACAACGTCGCTTCGATCGAACCCCTCGTAGTGGCAGATCCGGACTTTGGTCCAGGCCCGGGTCAAGCCAGACTCAGACTTGTTCACGCTTCCCCAAGCACGGGCAACGTTGACATTTACATCACTTCTCCGACTGCAACTTTGCCCGCGACTCCGACGTTGGCAAACGTGCCTTTCAAGGGTGTCAGTGACGCACTGACGGTTTCCGCGGGCAGCTACCGCGTGCGCATCACCCCTGCTGGAGTTCCTGGCACCGTGGCGATTGACACTGGCTCAATTGCGCTTCCTTCGAACTCGGCGACCATCGCGGTTGCCCTTGATAAGGCAGGCGGCGGATCGCCTCTGACCGCTCGCACCTACACGGCGAGTTACTAA
- a CDS encoding alpha/beta hydrolase family protein, with translation MALHHVNYFSQSLNRAMGAYVIHPDADVPRPYHCMLLLHGYSDDYTIWQRRTSIERYLEGKPLIVVMPDGGHSFYVNAVNGYQYLTAIADELPDHLRHWYNIDGGWCTAGLSMGGYGALRVALEHPVLFRSAVSHSGALMIGHNYPAQGEGHRADDDGFLKQQLLNFGEVKQPGGPNDLLALAKEADPKPAIRIDVGTEDFLLEQNRGMHKLFNEAGIAHEYQEFPGAHTWEYWDQHIQEAIAFNLGNLG, from the coding sequence ATGGCCCTGCATCACGTCAACTACTTCTCCCAATCTCTCAACCGAGCGATGGGGGCCTATGTCATCCATCCTGACGCAGACGTCCCGCGGCCCTACCATTGCATGCTGCTCCTCCACGGCTACAGTGACGACTACACCATCTGGCAGCGCCGAACCAGCATCGAGCGCTACCTCGAGGGAAAGCCTCTCATCGTCGTCATGCCCGACGGCGGACACAGCTTCTACGTCAACGCGGTGAATGGCTACCAGTACCTCACCGCCATCGCCGACGAACTCCCCGACCACCTGCGCCATTGGTACAACATCGACGGTGGTTGGTGTACGGCTGGCCTGTCGATGGGCGGGTACGGAGCCCTCCGCGTCGCCCTCGAACACCCCGTCCTCTTCCGCTCCGCCGTCTCCCATTCGGGGGCGCTCATGATCGGCCACAACTACCCCGCTCAAGGCGAAGGTCACCGAGCGGATGACGATGGCTTCCTTAAACAACAGCTTCTCAACTTCGGCGAAGTCAAACAACCCGGCGGCCCCAACGACCTCCTCGCCCTAGCCAAAGAAGCTGACCCTAAACCCGCCATTCGCATCGACGTCGGCACCGAAGACTTCCTCCTCGAACAAAACCGGGGCATGCACAAGCTGTTCAACGAAGCAGGCATCGCTCACGAATACCAAGAGTTCCCCGGTGCCCACACTTGGGAGTACTGGGACCAGCACATCCAAGAAGCCATCGCGTTTAACCTGGGCAACTTGGGCTAG
- the mtnA gene encoding S-methyl-5-thioribose-1-phosphate isomerase: MLTPLRWTDGALEMLDQRILPTKVEWIRYTTAAGVAEGIREMVVRGAPAIGIAAAYGMALAAQNGDDLTAADKVLRESRPTAVNLFWALDRIQQNQNNILETAQQIEKEDLDMNLAIGSHGAPLIPAKANILTICNTGALATAGHGTALGVIRSAYEKDKDIHVWSCETRPRQQGLRLTAFELMHDKIPFHSISDGMAASIMRAGKVDFVIAGADRITANGDTANKIGTYMLAVLAKHHNIPFAIAAPSSTFDPSLASGDLIPIEERTGTEITHIEGVQVAPDNCPVFNPGFDVTPGELISYIITESGVFRPPYSFQ; encoded by the coding sequence ATGCTCACCCCCCTCCGCTGGACCGACGGCGCGCTTGAAATGCTGGATCAGCGAATCCTTCCGACCAAGGTCGAATGGATTCGCTACACCACTGCCGCCGGCGTCGCCGAGGGAATTCGTGAAATGGTCGTCCGAGGTGCCCCCGCCATCGGGATCGCCGCCGCCTACGGTATGGCTCTCGCTGCGCAGAACGGAGATGACCTCACCGCAGCCGACAAGGTCCTCAGAGAATCAAGACCCACCGCCGTCAATCTTTTCTGGGCTCTAGATAGAATCCAACAGAATCAAAACAACATCCTTGAAACCGCACAACAAATTGAGAAAGAAGATCTCGATATGAACCTCGCCATCGGTAGCCACGGAGCCCCGTTGATCCCGGCAAAAGCAAACATCCTAACGATCTGCAACACCGGGGCCCTTGCCACTGCCGGCCACGGAACCGCCCTCGGCGTCATCCGATCCGCCTACGAAAAGGACAAAGACATCCACGTCTGGTCCTGCGAAACTCGGCCCCGCCAGCAAGGCCTCCGTCTCACCGCGTTCGAACTGATGCACGACAAAATCCCCTTCCACAGCATCAGCGACGGAATGGCGGCCTCGATCATGCGAGCCGGAAAGGTCGACTTCGTCATCGCCGGAGCCGACCGCATTACCGCTAACGGCGACACCGCCAACAAGATCGGAACCTATATGCTCGCCGTTCTCGCCAAGCACCACAACATTCCGTTCGCTATCGCCGCCCCTTCAAGCACTTTTGATCCCAGCCTGGCCAGCGGCGACCTCATACCCATCGAAGAGCGCACCGGCACCGAGATCACTCACATCGAAGGCGTCCAAGTCGCCCCCGACAACTGCCCCGTCTTCAACCCCGGTTTCGACGTCACCCCCGGCGAGCTGATCTCGTACATCATCACCGAAAGCGGCGTCTTCCGGCCGCCCTACAGCTTCCAGTAA
- a CDS encoding acetylornithine transaminase, which produces MLKYDTIKSLDTEYVTPTYNRQPALFVQGSGAILWDNRGKEYLDFLAGIAVNSLGHCHPAMVAAITRQAQQLIHTSNILLTAPQAQLAEKLCRLSGMDKVFFTPCGATANETALKIAKKHGNTKRPDGDYEIITLQKSFHGRTIGALSATGQRRYQRPFEPLMPGVKHIEANNLDELKEAFSHKTAAILLEPIMGEGGVLALTTEFLVEAERLCREHDALLMLDEVQSGVGRTGAWFCFQHHGIRPDVMLLAKGLGGGQPIGACLTAGKAASILEAGDHGSTFGGSPISAACALAVIDTIEHTDIMDQVKATGKLLAEGLKQLKGVVETTGMGLMVGAKLEKPIARDVVREAFDKRLIINATDEHTLRFVPPLIISPEQVQQCLAIVAEVLGVEAPKPVSLGATSRVTRKPYGDLLSIDDLMDSQIDDVLDLASYLKQRRKLAPSAITPVEGRSVAMVFEKSSLRTRVSFETALYELGAHPIYLTKADIGIGSREAMKDVAQNLSRWCTMVVARLYWQKDLHVLADNCDAPVINALTEWEHPCQALADMLTIKEKFGDEKVKITYVGDANNVSRSLAKLATRMGYPVTICGPENFRLDPLPGLHQTASLEEGLTDAKVVYTDVWVSMGDEHEQEHRMKIFQPFQVNERVMAMADPNAIFLHCLPARRGLEVTDGVMDSAQSAVNDQAENRLHAQKALMQRVLGL; this is translated from the coding sequence ATGCTGAAATACGACACCATCAAATCGCTCGACACCGAGTATGTGACGCCAACCTATAACCGACAACCTGCCCTGTTCGTGCAGGGCTCGGGCGCAATCCTTTGGGACAACCGTGGCAAAGAATACCTCGACTTCCTCGCCGGTATCGCCGTCAACAGCCTCGGGCACTGCCACCCCGCCATGGTTGCAGCGATTACTCGCCAGGCCCAGCAGCTCATCCACACTTCCAACATCCTCCTGACGGCCCCCCAGGCCCAACTTGCCGAAAAGCTCTGCCGTCTCTCCGGAATGGATAAGGTGTTCTTTACACCTTGCGGAGCGACCGCAAACGAAACCGCTCTCAAAATCGCCAAGAAGCACGGGAACACCAAGCGCCCCGACGGCGACTACGAAATCATTACGTTGCAAAAGTCTTTCCACGGGCGAACGATCGGGGCGCTTTCCGCCACCGGGCAACGCCGCTACCAGCGACCGTTTGAGCCTTTGATGCCAGGCGTTAAGCATATCGAGGCAAACAACCTTGACGAGCTGAAAGAAGCATTTAGCCACAAAACAGCAGCGATCCTCCTTGAGCCGATAATGGGTGAAGGCGGGGTACTAGCTCTCACTACTGAGTTTCTTGTCGAAGCCGAGCGACTCTGCCGAGAGCACGACGCGCTCCTGATGCTCGACGAAGTGCAAAGCGGCGTCGGCAGAACTGGAGCTTGGTTCTGCTTCCAACACCACGGAATCCGACCCGACGTCATGCTCCTCGCTAAAGGTCTCGGCGGCGGACAACCGATCGGAGCCTGTCTCACGGCAGGCAAGGCGGCATCCATCCTCGAAGCTGGAGACCACGGTTCCACCTTTGGCGGCTCGCCGATCTCAGCTGCCTGTGCATTGGCGGTTATCGATACGATCGAGCACACCGATATCATGGACCAAGTGAAAGCCACTGGCAAGCTTCTTGCCGAGGGCTTGAAACAACTCAAAGGAGTAGTTGAGACTACTGGTATGGGTCTCATGGTAGGAGCAAAGCTTGAAAAGCCCATCGCAAGAGATGTTGTCCGCGAGGCGTTCGATAAAAGGCTCATCATCAACGCCACCGATGAACACACTCTCCGCTTCGTGCCGCCGCTCATCATCTCCCCTGAGCAGGTTCAACAGTGCCTTGCAATTGTCGCCGAGGTCCTCGGAGTCGAGGCACCAAAACCTGTTTCTCTGGGAGCAACAAGCCGCGTCACCAGGAAGCCGTACGGTGACCTGCTCTCCATTGACGACCTCATGGACTCTCAGATCGATGATGTCCTCGACCTTGCTTCCTATCTGAAGCAACGCCGCAAACTTGCCCCTTCCGCCATCACACCTGTAGAGGGCCGAAGTGTGGCAATGGTCTTCGAGAAGTCCTCGCTGAGAACGAGAGTCTCCTTCGAAACCGCCCTTTACGAACTTGGCGCCCACCCGATTTATCTCACCAAAGCCGACATCGGAATCGGCTCGCGCGAGGCGATGAAAGACGTTGCCCAGAATCTCTCAAGGTGGTGCACGATGGTTGTCGCCCGTCTCTACTGGCAGAAGGATCTCCACGTCCTCGCCGACAACTGCGACGCTCCGGTTATCAACGCCCTCACCGAGTGGGAGCATCCTTGCCAAGCCCTTGCTGACATGCTCACGATCAAGGAAAAGTTTGGCGATGAAAAGGTGAAAATCACCTACGTCGGTGACGCCAACAACGTCTCCCGCTCGCTTGCTAAGCTTGCAACTCGAATGGGTTACCCGGTCACCATCTGCGGTCCCGAGAACTTCCGACTTGATCCGCTGCCTGGTCTTCATCAGACAGCCTCACTCGAAGAAGGTCTGACCGACGCCAAAGTCGTGTACACCGATGTCTGGGTCTCGATGGGCGACGAGCACGAGCAGGAGCACCGAATGAAGATCTTCCAGCCGTTCCAGGTGAACGAACGAGTGATGGCCATGGCCGACCCCAACGCGATCTTCTTGCACTGCCTACCGGCCCGGCGCGGACTCGAAGTCACGGATGGCGTCATGGATTCCGCCCAAAGCGCAGTTAATGATCAAGCTGAGAACCGCCTCCATGCCCAAAAGGCGTTGATGCAGCGAGTTCTAGGACTCTGA
- a CDS encoding DegT/DnrJ/EryC1/StrS family aminotransferase: MNVPFYDVKAQYDSQAAEIDAVVHEVISSGAYVLGKHNKAFEQEFAALHGTKHAIAVHSGTDALRIVMDAAGITRGDEVITTAFTFVASVETIVQTGATPVFVDVDPDTFMMDPACIEAAITPRTKAILPIHLFGQLCDVAAIKAIAEKHGLIVLEDAAQAIESSHNGVPAGNFGLAAGFSFYVTKNLGAAGDGGMIVTNSDEVAESCRSIRVHGMGRERYYYDHLGYTGRLDEIQAAVLRVKMKKLPEWTARRNEIAAIYRRELAGVTGIQLPVVSSGNNHTYHQFTIRATRRDALQEHLKQNGVPSMIYYPVPIHHHTPYKQFSPPWELPATDLVSAEVLSLPIQPYLTDEHVMYTCEQIRAFK; encoded by the coding sequence ATGAATGTTCCTTTCTATGACGTAAAGGCCCAATACGACTCGCAGGCCGCCGAAATCGACGCGGTCGTTCATGAGGTGATCAGCAGCGGGGCTTATGTGCTGGGCAAGCACAACAAGGCGTTTGAACAGGAGTTCGCCGCTCTGCACGGAACCAAGCACGCAATTGCGGTTCACAGCGGAACCGATGCCCTTCGAATTGTGATGGATGCCGCCGGGATCACTCGGGGCGATGAGGTCATTACGACGGCGTTTACGTTCGTTGCCAGCGTCGAGACAATCGTCCAGACCGGCGCGACTCCGGTTTTTGTGGATGTTGATCCTGACACTTTCATGATGGATCCGGCTTGTATCGAAGCGGCGATCACGCCACGGACGAAAGCGATTTTGCCCATTCACCTCTTCGGTCAACTTTGCGATGTCGCGGCGATCAAGGCGATTGCTGAGAAACATGGCTTGATCGTTTTGGAGGATGCGGCGCAGGCGATTGAGAGTTCACACAACGGAGTCCCAGCCGGGAATTTTGGGCTGGCGGCTGGATTTAGCTTCTACGTCACCAAGAACCTCGGGGCTGCTGGCGATGGGGGGATGATCGTGACCAACAGCGACGAAGTCGCGGAGAGCTGCCGATCCATTCGAGTTCACGGAATGGGTCGTGAGCGGTACTACTACGACCATCTTGGCTACACCGGACGCCTCGACGAGATTCAGGCGGCGGTGCTTCGGGTCAAGATGAAGAAGCTCCCTGAGTGGACGGCTCGCCGGAACGAGATCGCTGCGATTTATAGACGAGAGCTTGCCGGAGTGACTGGGATTCAGCTTCCAGTGGTTTCTTCTGGGAACAACCACACGTATCACCAGTTCACGATTCGGGCAACTCGTAGGGATGCTTTGCAAGAGCACTTGAAGCAGAACGGCGTACCTTCAATGATTTACTATCCGGTGCCGATCCATCACCACACGCCGTACAAGCAGTTTTCGCCGCCCTGGGAATTGCCAGCTACCGATTTGGTCTCGGCAGAAGTTTTGAGTCTGCCGATTCAGCCTTACCTGACGGATGAACACGTGATGTACACCTGCGAACAGATTCGCGCGTTCAAATGA
- a CDS encoding putative N-acetylmannosamine-6-phosphate 2-epimerase produces MILDLLHRCPLVASVQASEGAAVDDSSTLLKLAKCSLDQGVEVLRLQGVENVQTIKGATGKPVIGLIKKSYPGSDVYITPTEMEVQDLLNLGCEVIALDATPRMRPSLGFHELVAMIHQGGAMAMADCDSPEAIDLAVSAGCDLIGTTLAGYTSARPMTEGPDFDLVRYAVRSGKPIIAEGRYAHRWQVEAALRIGATAVVVGGAINDPVKQTRALMPSLVLGRAGAVDIGGTWLRLGVFEGQKLVDIRKIERPDSREERLAWVRKQIAETEVSSLGVGTGGTVDPLTGEVWEAKPIIPGHHGSIFSAETLGVPTRALNDGLATAWGHACHPSIAGSNVATLALGTGVGAGMVRDGKLICGKRGEYPRLNDVMTSLGRTIEDLLGGAGLSPNPTHEQQADAIVAFETAVKLIREMYYPDHIVVCGGVGLSPWLAPHLARLGCVASPYRAEAGLFGSMWLSNLH; encoded by the coding sequence ATGATCCTCGATTTACTACATCGCTGCCCGCTTGTTGCCTCTGTACAGGCGAGTGAGGGGGCGGCGGTGGACGATTCCTCGACTTTGTTGAAGTTGGCCAAGTGCTCGCTTGATCAAGGTGTCGAGGTACTGCGCCTACAAGGGGTCGAGAATGTTCAGACAATCAAAGGAGCGACCGGCAAGCCGGTGATCGGCCTGATCAAGAAGTCGTACCCAGGATCAGATGTGTACATCACGCCCACCGAGATGGAGGTTCAGGACCTTTTAAACTTGGGGTGTGAAGTGATCGCGCTGGATGCTACACCGCGCATGCGGCCCTCACTGGGCTTCCATGAGTTGGTCGCAATGATCCATCAGGGCGGTGCGATGGCGATGGCGGACTGCGACTCGCCGGAGGCAATTGATCTGGCGGTTTCGGCGGGTTGCGACCTGATTGGGACGACACTCGCTGGCTACACTTCGGCACGGCCGATGACCGAGGGTCCAGACTTCGACCTGGTTCGATATGCGGTTCGCTCGGGCAAGCCAATTATCGCCGAGGGCCGCTATGCTCATCGCTGGCAGGTTGAGGCAGCGCTGCGTATCGGAGCAACCGCAGTAGTTGTTGGTGGAGCAATCAATGATCCCGTCAAGCAGACCCGAGCCCTCATGCCCAGTTTGGTTTTGGGACGAGCTGGAGCTGTGGATATCGGCGGCACTTGGCTTCGATTGGGAGTCTTTGAAGGCCAGAAGCTGGTCGATATTAGAAAGATCGAACGGCCGGATAGCCGTGAGGAGCGGCTTGCGTGGGTTCGAAAACAGATTGCCGAAACCGAGGTCTCCTCGTTGGGTGTTGGCACGGGCGGCACCGTCGACCCGTTGACTGGCGAAGTCTGGGAAGCCAAACCAATCATCCCCGGCCACCACGGTTCGATCTTCTCCGCAGAGACCCTCGGAGTTCCAACCCGAGCTCTTAATGATGGCCTTGCGACGGCCTGGGGTCACGCCTGCCACCCTTCGATTGCGGGTTCCAATGTCGCGACTTTAGCCCTCGGAACTGGGGTGGGAGCCGGGATGGTTCGGGACGGAAAGCTGATCTGCGGCAAGCGGGGTGAATATCCTCGCTTGAATGATGTGATGACCTCGCTGGGGCGGACGATCGAAGACCTTCTTGGTGGAGCCGGACTCTCACCGAATCCAACACATGAGCAACAAGCAGACGCTATTGTCGCGTTCGAAACCGCGGTTAAACTGATCCGCGAGATGTACTACCCCGACCACATTGTGGTCTGCGGCGGAGTCGGACTTTCTCCTTGGCTTGCACCGCATTTGGCTCGACTAGGCTGCGTCGCGAGCCCTTATCGAGCGGAGGCGGGGCTGTTCGGGTCGATGTGGTTGTCCAATCTGCATTGA
- a CDS encoding mobile mystery protein A, translated as MSILSAMYDSYRLSRPRQLDDLLNRIDRATLPPAPPKGWIATIRDALTMSQESLGNRLGLTRQAVMQLEKSEQNDSITLRKLRAAAAAMDCELVVLMLPRSGLETMMEQRAETIADSELEQVRVTMALEAQEPSETYFASARKRLVQHLLVNETKQLWK; from the coding sequence ATGTCAATACTATCTGCTATGTATGATTCTTATCGACTGTCACGACCGCGCCAACTGGATGATCTACTCAACAGGATCGATCGCGCAACACTGCCCCCCGCCCCGCCGAAAGGTTGGATCGCGACGATTCGCGACGCTCTCACCATGTCTCAGGAATCGCTTGGAAACCGGCTGGGATTGACACGGCAAGCCGTGATGCAACTCGAAAAGTCCGAACAGAACGACTCGATCACCCTCCGCAAACTCCGAGCTGCCGCGGCGGCGATGGACTGCGAGCTGGTTGTGCTAATGCTTCCGCGCTCCGGGCTCGAAACAATGATGGAGCAGCGAGCGGAAACGATTGCGGATTCCGAGTTGGAACAGGTGCGGGTGACGATGGCTCTGGAAGCACAAGAGCCTTCGGAAACTTACTTCGCCTCCGCTCGGAAACGACTGGTTCAGCACTTGCTGGTCAACGAAACAAAGCAGCTTTGGAAGTGA